TACGCAACaatagaattgttttgttttcttcttctcaAGTAACACGAGTTTCAAAAAATTTTAGAGAAAATTTGTTAAACTTTACAGTCTAATTGTTGAAAGATGGTACGATATAAAGAAATTACCACCTTGAACTACTTTTTATTCGTTCTTATTTAGGCCATGTTTTATTCTAGTAAACGTAACGACCTCCCTTCAGGTGATCGTTCCTTACACACGTGACGACCTCCCTTCAGGTGATCGTTTGTAATACACGTGACGACCTCCCTTCAGGTGGTCGTATGTCATACACGTGACGACCTTctagatcaggggttcccaaccggtgggtcgcaaagccttgttagaagtagcttgggataacattaattttatttcatcaattacattttcatgctcttacttttttttttgtttcgttgcaaagcaaaacgtgtactacgttagttcaatgtcattaggcgatattatgggtgtatgtatgcgtgcctgtgagtgaatgtgcctatgtgaatgtgtgtgtgtgctcgctgtcgacacgtgagtcacatgtccgttgctgattggatatatatgttgaatatatgttctttttgtgaattcaggttggaccaatgtgatttaatttgctaataaataattacagaattttaaaatattttttatgtttctttccctctccttcaaagaaaataaaagaaaaattaagctgctgatagtaagctctaagtagggggtcacatgggtttcaaacttttaagtaaggggtcgcgagtgccaaaaggttgggaacccctgttctaGATGGTCTGTCTCCGACACGGatgtttatactttttttaaagaaataaaaacactgaaatatgaaaaaataactaaaaatcgTTTAACATATTTGGAATAATATCACTTCTTTCACTTAACACACTCGTTTCATATTAGTTCAACTGAACATCAAATTCAAGACGTTGAACAGTTCTTTTACTTACACACTCCCGTTTCATCCTAGTTTAACTGAATATCAAAACTGTTGCTTAGTGATATTACAGAGCATAAAATTCTAATCGAACGATAAAATTACATCAACTGCGTCACCTTCAATGACACGTTACAATCAATATAAGACTTATTTACAACTATGTTTTCATTAATAAACGCAaggaatttaaataatttgttaatcatatatttttagaTTCTTCATACGATGAAtttctatgtatgtatatatagcataaatgctttaaaacttttaaaagtacgttattctgaaaaataacacaatgttTAGTGTAGCAGCCAATAAACGACTGCACGctcaatttttaaaaatctgcTAAAGCGGGAATTGCTTCCACGTAAAATGTAACTGGTCACTGATTGGTAGGATATGGTCTACTTTCACGTTCATAACCtgcaagtgaaaaacaaaacactgcgtgtattaaaaaaaattaattaccatGGATTTAccacaaacaacattttaatgaacTCCATGGCATTTCCACTACTTCCTCCACGTCTAACACCTCAATACAGGGACAAGAAAATGACACCAAGAGGTGTACAGTTCCCCACACACACTTGTGAGCAAAAGGAATGACTTCCTTTTTATCGAACAAAACATGTGTATGTACGGTGACgccacaacaaaaacattcatccCGTAATTTAGAACTAGTTGAAGTTGATgaattttcacacacacacaaaacaacaattaTCCTGTACTTTGTCAAGAATGTTTAAAAGTTTGTAATATATaactaatggtttgttttgttgttatttttttaagtttccttTTTCTTGAACGCACAATAAATATGAAGACTGTTTTCACTGCTGGtacaacaatttttaaaaatcttataatACTGATTAGATATGATGGTTTAGTTAAATTCAACTgacttttatgtataaaatatcacCTAATTTTTTAGAACCTGCCCTTCAACAATGAGTGTTAATTCTCCCGTAAGTAGCTTGATGAAAAATCTTATTATTGTATACGTAGCGTTAACTACGAGTATACAGATATTTGGTTCTGATAAAAGTCTGATGTTCAACTGGGGTGTATCGGTAACGGTTGAACAACTAACTAGGCCTAATAAAACGGGCAAGTATAAACCACGACCTCTTTACGTAGCAAGTAGGGGTGAGATATTTTTTTAGCTGAAATATTTgctttatatttctttacaaatatgaACCGATCAAATGACGAAAATTAGTGAATAATGCTTTACAAAAATCAAATCAATGGtacaaatgaataaaacataaacaaactggGAAACAGGTATTATCAAATTAGGAATCACTTCTACAGTATGACGATTGTTCTGCACTAGTTGTGAAACGCTTGAACATGGAAAATTACAGCATGCACCCTGTATTATTCATGCTTTGTCTTACGTGTCAAAAATGCCATCTCCCATTCCCTTATCCTTAATTTTATCTTCCGTTCTAGTTATGGTGAAGTATTACTTTGAGAGAGGGAAAATTATTATAATCTACTGCTGAATGAAGGTAATCTAGATAATTTACACTTTACTGTAATAGGTAACTGACGCACCATTCTAGACGTTATTGCTAGTGTTTGTTCTGGTTATTGTTCTATGGCTAACTCGacgaattaaaacaaaaaataaacccaTACTATACTCACAAGGTAAACAATTGTATTAGAGCTTACAGCTACATTTGACAGAAGCACAACAGGTTTAGCAAGTACAAGCAATGACGACCTCAACATTGAAAAACCAAGATAAGACGATCTCCTCATTTTGAAAAAACAATCATATGACGACTTCCATATTGCAAAATCAACAAGAATCACAATGTTTCTGGCAACACGGAACTAAATATCGAAGAGGATTGATCGCCTTTGTTTTTCTCTACATGTCAAAATTATTTGAACcttatatcaaataaattatcttcataagtactttctaaaacaaatatataaaaacaatgttattttatctcGAATTTTACGGctcatttataaaaattactaaacatttcaTGAGAGGTTTTATCAGgcaacataattatttatttaagttaataGTCACAACACGGCTAGTTAGTTTTAAACTTGATACTTACATACATCGCTGTTTTTCAGTAAGAATTGcgaattttttatttcttaaatttcgtttatacacataaataaaattaaaaatgggtTGGTTCAACATTCCCAAAGATTAAAAATTATGCtcatttttaatacttttcatatacgataaataacattaatatcaaaataaataaaatctagcAAACAAAATTCCTATTTTCTCTAAATGGGTCGGAAAATctggtaataaaaatatttatacctcttaaaatgttctttattcatagccactaaattagagaaggaaaaaaaaagtatagatCATTTCTAAACTCTAATTACTTCTACGTATTAGtcatctattattattatatatataagagagtttttgaatttcgcacaacgctacacaagggctatctacgctagccgtccctaatttagcagtacaagtctagacggaaggcagctagccatcacgacccaccgccaactcttgggctactcttttactaacgaacagtgggattgaccgttacattataacgcacccatggctgaaagaatgaacatgtttggtgcaacgcggattggaatccgcgaccctcagattacgagttgagcgccctaaccacttggccatataGAGAGGGAGGAAGAAAAAGATACAAAAATTCGCAACTGTCATTTCAACactattgtgtgtgtgtatataaaattcGGTTTTTTGAGTTTCGACTGGCTAatgtaacaatttataatatcagattacattaaatattttactttttcaagtCTCCAATTATTTTTGAGTGTCTAATTTATCAAACATCCACTGCCTTCAGCGAAAAGGTAAATAAGCAATTAAAGCAGGCACCGGATGCACTTCCTCCCTTCCCTCCCGAAGATTATGGACATGTAAAAAAAGATAAGAAAACAGTGGCCTTCACGCTGTAGTTCGCGTGCAATGCCAAACCCCCGTGAGAAAACGGTCACCCTTTCAGAATCATTCATTCACCTGTATATCTCTAACCCATGATATTCGAAGATTCTCCAGTACATTAACTTGTGCTAAATTCTGAAGTTGGTCAGGCGTGTTCTTACAGGTTTTAAATGCTGGGAAAATATAGAATTTGCCTAAAGCAActtcagaaaaaatatatatatattacgaggCCTTCAACGCAAGTGTCATCATACACATCTCAGAAACACAAAGTAATATAATCAGTCGCTAGACAATAGTTTTAAGAAACTAGCTAGCATTGTTTAAGTTTGTAGTCATAACACGGCTAGCTAGTTTTAAGCTTAATATTTACACTATATGTGTAGAGATGAAAACGTACTTTATTGTAAGAAAATTTTAAGCGTTCGCCCACTTAATAAAGACAACactttttaataatgttattcgAATTAaacgaaaaagaaaataaagtactcTCTGCTTGTATATATATACCTTACTAACTTTATGTGGTTGATACTTCAAACAAAAGTATACacttattctctttttttttttcttatctcatCCCTttctaaaaatcaaatattattcttaaataaatcccACCTCCCAACATCCACAAGTTTAGTAACGCCTTTGCATTCAAACTTTCTTCCATATTATAAACATTCGTGGGGtgtgacattttaaaattaacgatAAAACCAACAACGTTGAAAAAACAAtttatgtgaaaaacaaactactttctCTGACACATATTTATGCCGTATTTTCAAAATGGAATGGGAGAGacactaaaacataaattatgatTCAGAAGTAAAAATAGCACTATATTAACACAAAACCATACTTTGAAGGCACGTAAAGCACCTCTATCTTTGAGTATGGCAAGTTAAGAAAAACTACTGCAATAGACGAATATTTTGATGGTTTAACATACCAACAATAAACAGCTTCTATTACACGTATAGGTTTCAATCTCAATGTTTAAAAATAGCAACAACACGTAGTTTCTACCATACATAGGATTACAATTTTGTTTCCAATATCTCCACTATACAAATATTTCCAGCAGCAATATACAAGTTATTTACCttttaaacattacagaaaaaataaatatactgctATCTGACAAAACGATTTATTCATGTCATATGGAGTTTGTATTTAAGTGTGCATATAATACACAGTTAAGTTACTGTTTCATAACAAACACTTCACAAGCATCGCAAAATAACCTGACATAAACAAAGAGTAGTTTTTTTTACAGTGTCAGTTTACAGCATATTAATCTGCATATGTAGGtcaaaaactgttaaaaacaagatCACGTTACTTATAACATAATGGTATGCAAGTAGATTGTAGTCAACACTATCAAattacaactgaaaaaaaaactatcctGACTGCTAAACCTTAGGAAGgttaattaaattacatttcttaCTAAGAAGTAATCGTTTTTTATCATGTACACAACTTTCTTCCACATGTTTGTCAATATGTAATGATTCATTATGACCCACACTAGTAAAAGCTACCAACACTACAATTTGACTTGAGAATTCTGAAACACTaaacaaaaacttacatttttattcCTGGTAGTTAAAAGAGACCCTTTCCCGATTATAACAttttctccttcgaaatatattccAGAAGGATGAGGCAAATCGACACTTAACCCTGGATCCTCAAATTCCAAGTTTTCATCATCTAAATCATTTCCGTCGGTTTCGTCTACCATCATACCATTTACAAGACCGTTTTTACTTTCCTTGCCGTCCACGCGGACTTTCCTGGCAATTTTTATCGGTTTACATCCAAAAGGTGCAGGTGTCAATGCAACGTTAGCCTTAACACTCTTTCCTCTAAAGTCGAACACAACGGATGAGGTTGATGGAGGTGGTTTCTGCCATGTAGGTTTTTTGCTTCCTATTAATGCAGTCGGTTTAAGAATGTCGCCAACTTCGGAATCGGTAAGAGGTGATATCTCTTTTGCAGCTAATATGAAGTCTGTACGGTTTACATCAACATTTTTACTGGTGGATACACCCTCCAACTCATCGTCCTTTACCTCCACGGGAACCATCTCCACTTCGGCGCCTTTcgtaataatagcatgagaagtAGACCAATTTTCTTTAGAACTATGAACTGAAGCACTCTGGCTTGACTTCGGAATAGGTTTAATGTTAGCCACTGGTTTTTCGTCTAGCTTTCGTTGCAGAGGAGGAGTGACCTTCGATGAAACGTCAGACGTGAAAGCACAGCTTGAATTAGCTATGACTGTAGGATCACTCCCTTTTTCAGCACTACTTTCTCTTGGAGATTTTACACCTCCAAAGGTCATGTTTAAATCTGCTGAACAAATTCGATCTAAAGTGTCTTTTGTACTACTCATTACAACATCGTTTTCTTCGTGACCATCATTCATCATCAAATAAGTTCTTTCTTTAGTCACCTCAGTTTCAAAATGCGTTGGAGATTGATTCCCGTTTGTAAGTGGTTCTTTGGCACTATGTTTGGCATATTTATATTTACTCTTGCAACTAGATTCTACTGCATCATTCTGACTTAAGTCTTTTTCTCCATTGTCCTGTTGTTTGCTAATAGGTTGAACGATTGCAGTTTCCTGGGGACGACAGCTGGTTATAGTACTAACACACTTACTACTTGCAGATGTGGTAATGGCTCTCACTACAGGAGGTTTTCTTCTGGCATTACTCTGAGTTTTAGATTTTTTATCTAATGGTTCAAATAAACGCTTATAATTGCGCACAGTATCTGGTTTAGGAAGCTCCTCATCGGTAATGCTAGGGGTTGATGTTTGTCGATTAAGGTCTCTACGTTTAAACACTTTTTCCATACTTGATGCATTGTGTCCTTGCGTATTGGCTTTGTTTTCGATTATCACAAGATCTTCGTTGACCAGCATGGAGCGAGGAGAATGGCCAGATCCAGGAAACTTGACAGTCACTTGGTTTGTTACCCTGAGAGCTGGCTGAGGAGTTATAGGAAACAAACTACACTTACGAGAGTGATCTGATTCTAGTAACAATGTCTccatacttttaacttttttcaaattactgtaatttaaatTTGAGTTGCCATTCGCTCTATTTCCCGCGACAAATGGCCGATCTAGGACTGACAATCCAGTGGTCTGGAACATACTGGTGTTCTTATCGAGAAGGTCTTCCATACTAGAATAGCGCCTCAAAACCCCTTCAATTTTGAAACGTTTCTCTCTTAGAGAAATACTAATAAACTTGGATTTAAGCTTATTCACAATCCCAGGACCATATTCCAACTCCCTCTCACTCTCATCAGAAGATGACGGCTGATAATGGCTGAGGTCGCTAAAGGTGGACGAAGAAGTAGGGCTGTTCATTTTAGATCGTTCAAAAGTGGACCCGTATCCATTCACTTCACTTTGCTCGTTCAAATTAGGCGTATAATCTTCGCCCATTTTGTCAGCTGGCTTTTTCGTAGCTAACGATACTCTAGAATCACTTGTTGAAGTATGGCCATGCCCAACACTCGAGCTATACTGCAGAAAATCTAACTGGGGTCCTCTCTTCAAAGGAAACAACCCTGAACTACTGGCGCTAACTGGTACACCAGATATCATTGCAACTTTCGTTTGGACGCTTTCCTCTGTGCCTGGCACACTGCCCCCTCCTCTAGCCTGTAAGCCTACTCTATGGAATGTGAGCGCGCGTGACGCGGTAAACTCGTCAGGACGTGTGTATAAGCCACCCGGGGTGTTCACATTGCTCGTTTCGGCTTTATAGGGGTGAATAACCTGTGAGACAGCTTTGGTCCCCTCACACTTTGACTCTTGCGTGGACTGTTTCAACGGTTCACCACTCGAGGCTGCACGGTTTCTGTCTACTAGCATAACAAGAGAAGAACTAGCCCGACCCGCAGTCCCTTTCTTCATCATCAATTCTTTTAGCCATTCGGGCTTATCACTATCTTCTGTTGAGTTCCGTTCACCATCAGAAGTGTACATGGTTGGTGAATAAGACCCACCCTGGAAATGGCCTCCTGGCATAGCGATAACACTTTTATCTCCTTCCTTCCTAGCTCAGCCTACAAAAAGTGTCAATAATCAATGTTGTTCTCTCTTCTACAAAATTAAGATTTTGTTATAAGAAGTTAAAGCAACAAATTAAAGGTAAGTCAGAtccatattttgtaaaaatatatgtatgtatatacggTTTTATGCACTTATCTGCaagttaaaaactatttttctgttaaaatataaaagaatttgGCATTCAGAAAGTTGGTAAAGCATCAATCAGAACTGAAACACAACTTCATAATTTTGAGTTAAACACTgtgtataaattattgttttaaccatacaCTTCATAAAACAAGTCCACAAACGTAACAGTGCTTAACCTAACACTTTGTTAATTACGTATTTTATTCTGGAAGTTTAGTTTTGTAAGGTATATCATGTCAAGGCTGTGCAAGTTTCTTAGAAAGTGGAGGTAAAAGTCAATCTAACATATTTGATAATATAGCTTATGTAAACCAAACGGGAAAGGAGGGTGGCACGTGTTCATATTACTGTAACTTAAGCTGTAGGTAACAAGTATCATTAATTTCAACTTTAATGTTACACgttatattttatgttcatttataCAAATTATTCTACTTTGCTGTTTAAAGGTACGTTCATTATTGTATATTTCGTGACACATCTAATGACcttgattaatataaaaatgaaaacttatcaTTTTGTAAACCCTAAGCTTATTGACTatcacagtattattattattgtcattaGACGTATTAATACTAAACAAGCCAACTGATGAAATGTGGCTATAAATTACGAACTTAgttctattaacaaaatatccaGTACTATTATTGTTTCCAGCGTTTCATACTCAtaaactactactactactattaccAACGTCAGTTATACTACACTATCGAGTACTACTATTAGTACTAGCACCAGACTTACAGATAGTATATTTTCTTTGATTTTCACTCCTAACAATTTTATCTATCCCAAAATATCAACATTAGTGTAATCTTTAAATAAATGAGTAGctagaagttaaaatatttaccgTAGcacctaaaaaaaatattttaccaacctGTTCGTTTCCCGCCCCGAAAATTAGGGTAGTAGTTGCATGGCAGTGTAGCCTGAAACGACAACTTAGTCAATTACGCTGGTATAAAGAATACCGTATATAGTGGGTAGAATGAGAACAAACTAATCAATAACGAGTCAAGTTTAATATAAGTATTAAATTTTTCGTTCTAATTCTTTGCATTCGTATTTTACcataatataagaataaaattaacaCAAGAAAGGTTAAGGTCATaattgaaattgaaaataatgacTGTTTTGAGAGTATAAACTTTCTGGTATGACGTCATGTAAGCTTTGTATTGCCATCTTTTGACCATAGAac
This genomic window from Tachypleus tridentatus isolate NWPU-2018 chromosome 10, ASM421037v1, whole genome shotgun sequence contains:
- the LOC143230714 gene encoding uncharacterized protein LOC143230714, producing the protein MPGGHFQGGSYSPTMYTSDGERNSTEDSDKPEWLKELMMKKGTAGRASSSLVMLVDRNRAASSGEPLKQSTQESKCEGTKAVSQVIHPYKAETSNVNTPGGLYTRPDEFTASRALTFHRVGLQARGGGSVPGTEESVQTKVAMISGVPVSASSSGLFPLKRGPQLDFLQYSSSVGHGHTSTSDSRVSLATKKPADKMGEDYTPNLNEQSEVNGYGSTFERSKMNSPTSSSTFSDLSHYQPSSSDESERELEYGPGIVNKLKSKFISISLREKRFKIEGVLRRYSSMEDLLDKNTSMFQTTGLSVLDRPFVAGNRANGNSNLNYSNLKKVKSMETLLLESDHSRKCSLFPITPQPALRVTNQVTVKFPGSGHSPRSMLVNEDLVIIENKANTQGHNASSMEKVFKRRDLNRQTSTPSITDEELPKPDTVRNYKRLFEPLDKKSKTQSNARRKPPVVRAITTSASSKCVSTITSCRPQETAIVQPISKQQDNGEKDLSQNDAVESSCKSKYKYAKHSAKEPLTNGNQSPTHFETEVTKERTYLMMNDGHEENDVVMSSTKDTLDRICSADLNMTFGGVKSPRESSAEKGSDPTVIANSSCAFTSDVSSKVTPPLQRKLDEKPVANIKPIPKSSQSASVHSSKENWSTSHAIITKGAEVEMVPVEVKDDELEGVSTSKNVDVNRTDFILAAKEISPLTDSEVGDILKPTALIGSKKPTWQKPPPSTSSVVFDFRGKSVKANVALTPAPFGCKPIKIARKVRVDGKESKNGLVNGMMVDETDGNDLDDENLEFEDPGLSVDLPHPSGIYFEGENVIIGKGSLLTTRNKNLTTQFDDNATSTYEYPSETCGSNSSPSDELPKEMALAQENKEPKSGLAHPVAGSLGSYTPTVLSSNSDTFELGVSRPIHRENLFPAPEHESTNTENDEEMLKPADPEEISSWSSSTTSDLLF